A single window of Halodesulfovibrio marinisediminis DSM 17456 DNA harbors:
- a CDS encoding class I SAM-dependent methyltransferase produces the protein MNSQAITETACYYSKGYQMHSPHWSVLREFIRDPLSTGTICSSSPSLCKTIASSDKLANADVVVELGAGTGCITKQILRSLKNEATFISIEKNPHFYKMLVTEYPQSHFELDCAENLPNILHKNSVEKADIIISSLPWAYFSSEQQNQLTQAIRTSLKPNGIFITYAYLWGVILPTFGAFRKLLTQSFCNVDTSRIVWNNFPPAFLYQCRQPVPVLTETAERQSSHRSKYNC, from the coding sequence ATGAACTCACAGGCGATAACTGAAACAGCTTGTTACTACAGCAAAGGATACCAAATGCATTCACCCCATTGGAGCGTTTTACGAGAATTCATACGTGACCCGCTTTCAACTGGTACTATTTGTTCCAGCAGCCCGAGTCTTTGTAAAACGATAGCCAGCAGCGATAAGTTAGCTAACGCTGATGTGGTAGTAGAACTTGGTGCGGGTACCGGATGCATAACAAAACAGATTTTGCGATCATTGAAGAACGAAGCCACTTTTATTTCCATCGAAAAAAACCCGCATTTCTATAAAATGCTTGTAACTGAATACCCACAATCGCATTTTGAGTTGGATTGTGCGGAAAACCTTCCTAATATCTTACATAAAAATTCAGTGGAAAAAGCAGACATAATTATCTCTTCATTACCTTGGGCATACTTTTCTTCTGAACAGCAGAACCAGCTTACACAAGCCATTCGTACAAGCCTGAAGCCCAATGGCATTTTTATTACATACGCTTATCTTTGGGGCGTGATCCTCCCAACATTTGGAGCATTCCGAAAACTACTAACTCAATCTTTTTGCAATGTGGATACCTCTAGGATTGTTTGGAACAACTTCCCTCCCGCCTTTCTCTACCAATGTAGGCAACCTGTTCCAGTTTTAACCGAAACAGCAGAAAGACAATCATCGCACCGATCAAAGTATAACTGCTAA
- a CDS encoding YicC/YloC family endoribonuclease, translated as MLKSMTGYGRSTHEGDGFTMTWEIRSVNSRHLDLKWRLPMLARSLENRFEKTVRKFGQRGRVELTLNLQIQRAELQAVAFNTAQASAMLDELAKFASERGDSFAPDYTRMLGMSFLWEDSNKEPEKEFANALVEGLELALADWNEARAKEATALSADMLERTERMRGWITTITERAPQIKEERFETLRDRLTEVLARVESELEEQRFLQEITVLSDKLDVSEEITRLNAHIERLDELIKGGGEAGKRLDFTLQECFREVNTCGNKIQDQHISRIIVDFKNELEKCREQVQNLE; from the coding sequence ATGCTTAAAAGCATGACAGGATATGGTCGTTCTACCCATGAGGGTGACGGCTTCACCATGACATGGGAAATCCGTAGCGTTAATAGCCGTCATCTTGATCTTAAATGGCGTCTTCCAATGCTGGCCCGTTCGTTGGAAAACCGTTTTGAAAAGACTGTACGTAAATTTGGTCAGCGCGGCCGTGTAGAACTTACACTTAATTTGCAGATTCAGCGTGCAGAGCTGCAGGCTGTTGCGTTTAACACTGCACAGGCTTCCGCAATGCTTGATGAACTTGCAAAATTTGCAAGTGAACGCGGTGATAGCTTTGCACCGGACTACACCCGTATGCTTGGCATGTCTTTCCTGTGGGAAGACAGTAATAAAGAGCCTGAAAAAGAATTTGCTAATGCGTTGGTGGAAGGCCTTGAGCTTGCTCTTGCAGATTGGAATGAAGCACGCGCAAAAGAAGCAACTGCACTCTCAGCAGATATGCTTGAGCGTACTGAGCGTATGCGTGGCTGGATTACAACTATTACGGAACGTGCACCGCAGATTAAAGAAGAACGCTTTGAAACTCTGCGTGACCGTCTTACTGAAGTGCTTGCCCGTGTTGAATCTGAACTGGAAGAACAGCGTTTCTTACAGGAAATCACCGTGCTTTCCGATAAGCTTGATGTGAGTGAAGAAATCACCCGCCTTAATGCACATATTGAGCGCCTTGATGAGCTTATTAAAGGTGGCGGCGAAGCAGGCAAACGTCTTGATTTTACACTGCAGGAGTGCTTCCGCGAAGTGAATACCTGTGGCAACAAAATTCAGGATCAGCATATTTCACGTATTATTGTTGATTTCAAAAACGAACTCGAAAAATGCCGGGAACAGGTACAGAATCTGGAGTAG
- the recJ gene encoding single-stranded-DNA-specific exonuclease RecJ — MAKNWVQREGESAPSELAEWAEKLEISQTLIDILWLRGLNSPEAMQQYLSPGLKYLEPFHKWPGLEESAAVLAEALLAGKKMAVWGDYDVDGVTSSAVVTQLVEEHGYDIIQHIPNRMEEGYGLNEAWIERLAEQGVELLLTVDCGITDFAPIAKAREFGMTVVVSDHHLPADTLPDAHAVCNPKVGECPCPHLAGVGVAFFLMCALNVKLAEATGKKADVKELLDLVALGTIADVVSLSGQNRVLVKNGLLKIKEARRPGLAALKEVSGYAAGGTVEAGQVAFGLAPRINAAGRMGKADIALEMLLTKDYERSRQLARELDVMNEERKNEEERILDEAMKQAEAQSDKMGLVLYGEDWHSGVIGIVASRVVEKFYKPTLILCSDGEKIKGSGRSISEFHLHEGLCRCKDLLLGFGGHKLAAGMSLEKEKLQELATRFNDIVIDAVGDKPLTATLKFDSPMGFNLAADFTLLKELEMLQPFGMGNSEPVFKSPVLLLKSRRVFARKHLKLELLDLDSGITLHAKAWRMVDDIPPSMEGRKLKLAYSPRIDRYNGSASVDLKIKDWEFLP; from the coding sequence TTGGCTAAAAACTGGGTACAGCGAGAAGGCGAAAGTGCACCTTCCGAGTTAGCTGAATGGGCTGAGAAGCTTGAAATTTCACAAACACTTATCGATATCCTCTGGCTGCGTGGTTTGAATTCACCAGAAGCTATGCAGCAATATCTTTCTCCGGGGCTTAAGTATCTTGAGCCGTTCCATAAATGGCCGGGGTTGGAAGAAAGTGCAGCTGTACTTGCCGAAGCCTTGCTTGCGGGCAAGAAAATGGCTGTGTGGGGAGACTATGACGTTGATGGCGTAACCTCTTCCGCTGTTGTGACACAGCTTGTGGAAGAACACGGTTACGATATTATCCAGCATATTCCAAACCGTATGGAAGAAGGCTATGGCCTCAATGAGGCTTGGATTGAACGTCTAGCAGAGCAAGGTGTTGAGCTGTTGCTTACTGTAGACTGTGGCATTACAGATTTTGCTCCTATTGCCAAAGCGCGTGAATTTGGCATGACTGTTGTTGTGTCTGACCATCACTTGCCTGCTGATACTTTGCCGGATGCACATGCTGTTTGTAACCCAAAGGTTGGAGAATGCCCGTGTCCGCACCTTGCAGGTGTGGGGGTGGCGTTTTTCCTTATGTGTGCGCTGAATGTAAAGTTGGCTGAAGCTACTGGTAAAAAAGCAGACGTAAAAGAGTTGCTTGATTTGGTTGCGCTGGGGACCATTGCTGATGTGGTTAGCCTTTCCGGTCAGAACAGGGTTCTTGTTAAAAACGGGTTGCTTAAGATTAAAGAAGCTCGACGCCCTGGTCTTGCTGCACTTAAAGAAGTTTCCGGCTATGCCGCAGGTGGTACTGTAGAGGCTGGTCAGGTGGCTTTTGGTCTTGCACCGCGTATTAACGCTGCGGGGCGTATGGGCAAGGCAGATATTGCGCTCGAAATGTTGCTTACGAAAGATTATGAACGTTCCCGCCAGCTCGCCCGTGAACTGGATGTGATGAACGAAGAGCGCAAGAATGAAGAAGAGCGTATTCTTGATGAGGCCATGAAACAGGCAGAAGCTCAGTCTGATAAGATGGGACTTGTTCTGTACGGTGAAGACTGGCACTCCGGTGTAATTGGTATTGTGGCTTCACGTGTAGTTGAAAAATTTTATAAGCCGACGTTGATCTTGTGCAGCGACGGTGAGAAGATTAAAGGCTCCGGCCGTTCCATCAGCGAATTTCATCTGCACGAAGGTTTGTGCCGTTGTAAGGATTTGTTGCTTGGGTTTGGCGGTCACAAATTAGCGGCAGGTATGTCGTTGGAAAAAGAGAAACTGCAAGAGTTGGCTACCCGATTTAATGACATTGTTATTGACGCAGTGGGCGATAAGCCGCTGACAGCTACATTGAAGTTTGATTCCCCAATGGGCTTTAATCTCGCAGCGGATTTTACCTTGTTGAAAGAACTGGAAATGCTGCAGCCGTTCGGTATGGGCAACAGTGAACCTGTTTTCAAGTCTCCAGTCTTGTTATTAAAATCTCGCCGTGTGTTCGCTAGAAAGCATCTTAAGCTTGAGTTGCTTGATCTTGATTCAGGTATTACTTTACATGCTAAGGCGTGGAGGATGGTTGATGACATACCACCTTCTATGGAAGGCAGAAAGCTCAAGCTTGCTTACTCTCCGCGAATTGATCGTTATAACGGCAGTGCCAGTGTAGACTTGAAGATAAAAGATTGGGAATTTTTGCCGTAG
- a CDS encoding TIGR03905 family TSCPD domain-containing protein, with amino-acid sequence MYSFVPTGVCAKQILFDVTDGIIHDVKFVKGCPGSLAAISKLLEGKPVEDIIPVLKGTTCGTKNTSCPDRLAEALEEIQNGNAAQYEVKPATSGFNPFA; translated from the coding sequence ATGTATTCTTTTGTTCCAACCGGTGTCTGCGCGAAACAGATCCTGTTCGATGTGACTGATGGTATCATCCATGATGTAAAGTTTGTCAAAGGCTGCCCAGGTTCTCTTGCTGCAATCAGCAAGCTGCTTGAAGGTAAACCTGTTGAAGACATTATTCCTGTTCTCAAAGGAACCACTTGCGGCACCAAAAATACTTCCTGCCCGGACAGACTTGCTGAAGCTCTTGAAGAGATTCAGAATGGAAACGCCGCTCAGTACGAAGTAAAACCTGCAACAAGCGGTTTTAACCCATTCGCATAA
- a CDS encoding DUF370 domain-containing protein translates to MKSSKLLNIGFGNYVVHHRVVSIVTPTSSPMRRVREDARNEGRLVDATQGRKTRSIIITDSNHVILSAIQAETISQRFLQEDND, encoded by the coding sequence ATGAAAAGCAGCAAGCTGCTTAACATCGGCTTTGGTAATTATGTTGTGCATCACCGTGTTGTAAGTATCGTGACGCCCACGTCTTCACCTATGCGACGTGTGCGGGAAGATGCTCGCAACGAAGGACGCCTAGTGGATGCAACACAGGGGCGAAAGACTCGATCCATAATTATCACAGATTCTAATCATGTAATTTTATCTGCCATTCAGGCTGAAACTATTAGTCAACGTTTCCTACAGGAGGATAACGACTAA
- the pyrF gene encoding orotidine-5'-phosphate decarboxylase yields the protein MANLVIALDYPDKAGALAMAKMLKGADVWVKVGLELFTAAGPEIIDELKQMGFKVFLDMKFFDIPNTVQGAVRSSVRHGVDMVNIHLMGGERMARAAVAGLAEGSVDSGVSPILLGVTVLTSMSQEDLPKGMTTSLEETVRSFAISGKEWGIHGVVCSGFEVETIKKSCGNDFLCLTPGIRPVSLGDDQRRTMTPAEAVKAGSDYLVVGRPVTGADSPLHAAQEILEAMKI from the coding sequence ATGGCGAACCTTGTTATTGCACTCGATTATCCGGATAAGGCTGGAGCATTGGCAATGGCCAAAATGCTTAAGGGTGCTGATGTCTGGGTGAAAGTAGGTCTGGAACTATTTACAGCTGCTGGTCCCGAGATTATTGATGAATTGAAACAAATGGGATTCAAAGTCTTTCTTGATATGAAGTTCTTTGATATTCCAAATACAGTCCAAGGTGCAGTACGCTCCAGCGTGCGTCACGGTGTGGACATGGTGAATATTCATCTGATGGGCGGTGAGCGCATGGCTCGTGCTGCTGTTGCAGGACTTGCTGAAGGTTCCGTAGATTCCGGTGTCTCCCCGATACTTCTTGGTGTTACCGTGCTTACTTCTATGTCTCAGGAAGATTTACCTAAAGGAATGACAACATCACTCGAAGAGACTGTACGTTCTTTTGCCATTTCCGGCAAAGAATGGGGTATTCACGGTGTTGTTTGTTCCGGCTTTGAGGTTGAAACAATCAAAAAGTCATGCGGGAACGATTTCCTTTGTTTGACCCCGGGGATCCGTCCGGTTTCCCTTGGTGATGACCAGAGACGGACGATGACTCCGGCGGAAGCTGTAAAAGCCGGATCTGATTATCTGGTTGTAGGACGTCCCGTAACTGGCGCCGATTCTCCACTGCATGCTGCACAGGAGATTTTGGAGGCCATGAAGATATAA
- a CDS encoding Smr/MutS family protein, whose product MDNNPFKNLNKKNFPDASAPKKKQDAQKKKSVQDEELFSVPSDDDDLFSQAMSNVSSLDGGQGKVKKRTHSSDSVMRMDEVKGFDTVSKKKDKKQTAKERSRKAVASVKPKVEIPEEDAFAAAMMGVSQLNTKGREVAPDVKVDAKKGTAVDDPVKALQDLLEGEVEFMLEYTNEYIQGHVQGLDPMILGKLRAGHYSPEGHLDMHGMVAQEAHEALVQFLRASYNKGKRTVLLIPGRGRNSPEGYAVLRERIQEWLTRDPFKRVVLAFCTAQNKDGGAGALYVLLRKYKKSRGKIQWQRNDVTIDY is encoded by the coding sequence ATGGATAATAATCCTTTTAAGAATTTGAATAAAAAGAATTTTCCTGACGCAAGTGCTCCTAAGAAGAAGCAAGATGCACAGAAGAAGAAATCTGTTCAGGATGAAGAATTATTTTCTGTTCCTTCTGATGATGACGACTTGTTCTCTCAAGCTATGTCAAACGTGTCATCTCTTGATGGCGGACAGGGGAAAGTAAAAAAACGTACCCATTCAAGTGATTCCGTCATGCGTATGGATGAAGTGAAAGGTTTTGATACGGTGTCGAAAAAAAAAGATAAGAAACAGACTGCAAAAGAGCGTTCTCGAAAAGCTGTTGCATCCGTAAAACCAAAGGTTGAGATTCCTGAGGAAGATGCATTTGCCGCGGCAATGATGGGCGTGAGTCAACTGAATACTAAAGGCAGAGAAGTCGCTCCGGATGTGAAAGTGGATGCCAAAAAAGGCACTGCTGTGGATGATCCGGTAAAAGCGTTACAGGATTTGCTTGAAGGTGAAGTAGAGTTCATGCTCGAATATACGAATGAGTATATTCAAGGCCATGTGCAAGGTCTCGACCCTATGATTTTAGGAAAGCTCCGCGCAGGACATTATAGTCCGGAAGGGCATCTTGATATGCACGGTATGGTTGCACAGGAAGCTCATGAAGCATTGGTGCAGTTTCTCCGTGCTTCTTACAACAAGGGCAAACGTACTGTTCTGCTTATTCCGGGACGTGGGAGAAACTCGCCTGAAGGCTACGCTGTACTGCGTGAACGCATACAGGAATGGCTCACCCGTGACCCGTTTAAACGCGTTGTACTTGCTTTCTGTACTGCACAGAACAAGGATGGCGGCGCAGGGGCACTGTATGTGTTGTTGCGGAAGTATAAAAAGAGCCGCGGGAAAATCCAGTGGCAGCGAAATGATGTGACGATCGATTATTAA
- a CDS encoding tetratricopeptide repeat protein — protein MKQVETGTGVRKSVQKTFWFVEELDGKIEVQPLNANYIPSGKKRFISLEDIIARFQPEPEFYVTTVFPKMQELADTVDRADSHRNNGENFTAEFEYGNALQVDEENVRANFGLGLTYLDRGETGKANNIFERLVKLDAAFERKHKHLFNEFGISLRKNKMTKQALEYYDRALELSGGDDHLFYNIARAHFEKKDYARCVDYLLKAINSNPDFDVVLKFFNWLLEKELVPQDRISEVRTVVRTAEIAASRKQEVSTAMGDGIQLEPSSTEESIPAVESVFDDDDDDDLFLQS, from the coding sequence ATGAAACAGGTAGAGACCGGTACCGGTGTCCGTAAATCTGTGCAGAAGACCTTCTGGTTTGTAGAAGAACTGGATGGAAAAATAGAAGTTCAACCTCTTAACGCGAATTATATTCCTTCCGGAAAAAAACGCTTTATCAGCCTTGAAGATATTATTGCTCGCTTTCAGCCGGAGCCTGAGTTCTATGTAACCACAGTGTTTCCGAAAATGCAGGAGCTTGCCGATACTGTTGATCGTGCAGATTCGCACAGAAATAATGGCGAGAATTTTACTGCGGAATTTGAATACGGCAATGCCTTGCAGGTTGATGAAGAGAATGTTCGTGCAAACTTTGGTCTTGGGCTTACCTACCTTGATCGTGGTGAAACCGGCAAAGCTAATAATATCTTCGAACGTCTTGTTAAACTGGATGCCGCGTTTGAAAGAAAACACAAACACTTGTTCAACGAGTTCGGCATAAGCCTTCGAAAGAACAAAATGACAAAACAGGCGCTTGAGTATTATGATCGAGCACTTGAATTGTCTGGTGGTGATGATCACCTTTTTTACAATATTGCCCGTGCTCATTTTGAAAAGAAAGACTATGCTCGTTGTGTAGATTATCTTCTGAAAGCTATCAACAGTAATCCTGATTTTGATGTTGTGCTGAAGTTCTTTAATTGGCTGCTCGAGAAGGAACTTGTGCCTCAGGATCGTATTAGTGAAGTGCGCACTGTTGTTCGAACTGCAGAAATTGCAGCTAGCAGAAAGCAGGAAGTTTCTACCGCGATGGGAGATGGTATTCAGCTTGAGCCGAGCAGCACAGAAGAAAGCATCCCTGCTGTTGAAAGTGTTTTTGATGATGACGATGATGATGACTTGTTCTTACAGTCATAG
- the gmk gene encoding guanylate kinase gives MTVDTSGKVTTDSDVTGRRGIVLVLCAPSGTGKTTLTKRLLKEFPRFAFSISYTTRQPREGEVHGKDYYFVTEEEFCEKRDVGFFAEWAEVHGKFYGTPKQATLDKLQQGYDIIFDIDVQGASQLYGNLKQGCYVFILPPSRAELERRLRGRGTDDEQTILRRIANAQKELEQAHWFNAWIVNDDLDKAYDQLRSAYIAATLSPQSSPDLVDSIMEDWR, from the coding sequence ATGACTGTTGATACTTCCGGTAAGGTCACTACTGATTCTGACGTTACTGGCCGACGAGGAATTGTTTTGGTGTTATGCGCACCTTCCGGCACCGGCAAAACTACTTTGACCAAGCGCTTACTGAAAGAATTTCCTCGATTTGCGTTTTCTATTTCATACACAACCCGCCAGCCGCGAGAAGGCGAAGTACATGGCAAAGACTATTACTTCGTTACTGAAGAAGAGTTTTGCGAAAAGCGCGACGTCGGATTCTTTGCGGAGTGGGCTGAAGTTCATGGTAAGTTCTACGGTACGCCTAAGCAGGCAACCTTGGATAAGCTTCAGCAGGGATACGATATTATTTTTGATATTGATGTTCAGGGTGCAAGCCAGCTTTACGGCAATTTAAAGCAAGGCTGCTATGTGTTTATTCTGCCACCTTCCCGTGCGGAGCTGGAAAGACGTCTGCGTGGTCGCGGAACTGACGACGAGCAGACTATTCTGCGCCGTATCGCCAATGCTCAGAAAGAGTTGGAACAGGCTCACTGGTTCAATGCGTGGATTGTTAATGATGATCTGGATAAAGCTTACGATCAGCTGCGTAGTGCGTACATCGCTGCAACTCTGTCTCCGCAGAGTTCACCGGATCTTGTAGATTCTATTATGGAAGATTGGAGATAA
- a CDS encoding SH3 domain-containing C40 family peptidase, whose translation MVELVRNSQRWYGAVKTAGSLVVLMTVCMSVAACSTAGRYPVWEYNQQHVVADVNTLSQDPTDYLTHRAHTAVMTPEEQTVQFAALKVYHFGPWRQTKASLSKKDAFWGVTAYPYTRGYAENLLPWTHTAMSRLVAEQSMETYPSMAKHAITVRSASLRVMPTVKPYFLNPALPGEGFPFDYFQNSSVHAGTPLFISHVSKSGKWLFAETAFASGWVLASDVAYVTPEQEEEFMSGALQAIIRDDVPLKTLEGEYISTGYVGAIFPKAPSVEVPAPPPLQAMAVADAGARQAAAKKNLLKAMTGSKNDGVGYKATAAAPPRIKKLKPPVYITVPARNSLGQAEFYNVPVWSEQVVEIPATLTPGAMAEVAKHVIGQRYGWGGLYLDRDCSSTVRDLFMAFGVWLPRNSSQQAAKGKEIIELKGLTASEKQDVIVKQGIPFFSLIGMRGHIGLYLGYEPVTKMPLMLHDLWGVRTYNADRESRAIIGRIAITTLRPGEERKDVKKDYFYSRILKLQVKPGTWEIK comes from the coding sequence GTGGTCGAATTAGTGCGGAATTCGCAACGATGGTATGGGGCTGTAAAAACGGCGGGCTCTCTGGTTGTACTCATGACTGTGTGCATGAGTGTTGCCGCGTGCAGTACTGCCGGAAGATATCCGGTGTGGGAATATAATCAGCAGCATGTTGTTGCTGATGTAAATACACTGTCACAAGACCCCACGGATTACTTAACACATAGGGCTCACACGGCTGTTATGACTCCTGAAGAGCAGACAGTGCAGTTTGCTGCGCTCAAAGTGTATCATTTTGGGCCATGGCGACAGACAAAGGCGTCTTTATCAAAAAAGGATGCTTTTTGGGGAGTAACTGCATACCCGTACACGAGAGGATATGCTGAAAACCTTCTTCCATGGACTCATACTGCTATGTCCAGACTGGTAGCTGAACAGTCTATGGAAACCTATCCCAGCATGGCAAAACATGCGATTACTGTGCGTAGTGCTTCGTTACGTGTGATGCCGACAGTGAAGCCGTATTTCTTAAACCCAGCCTTGCCGGGGGAAGGGTTTCCTTTTGATTATTTTCAAAATTCCAGTGTTCATGCCGGAACACCGCTTTTCATTTCTCATGTTTCAAAGTCTGGAAAATGGCTCTTCGCAGAGACTGCCTTTGCAAGTGGCTGGGTTCTCGCTTCTGATGTTGCGTATGTAACTCCGGAACAGGAGGAAGAATTCATGTCTGGGGCATTGCAAGCGATAATACGTGATGATGTGCCGCTTAAGACCTTAGAAGGAGAATACATTTCCACGGGATATGTGGGAGCGATTTTTCCGAAAGCGCCTAGTGTGGAAGTTCCTGCCCCCCCACCTTTACAGGCTATGGCAGTAGCGGATGCCGGTGCACGACAGGCCGCTGCAAAAAAGAATCTGCTAAAAGCAATGACGGGAAGCAAAAATGATGGCGTGGGATACAAGGCGACAGCTGCTGCTCCTCCTCGTATTAAAAAGCTTAAGCCCCCTGTGTACATTACGGTTCCTGCCCGTAATTCTCTTGGGCAGGCAGAGTTCTATAATGTTCCTGTTTGGTCTGAGCAGGTGGTTGAGATTCCAGCAACACTTACCCCGGGGGCCATGGCTGAAGTAGCAAAGCATGTTATTGGTCAGCGGTACGGCTGGGGCGGGTTGTATCTGGATAGAGATTGCTCTTCAACAGTGCGTGATCTTTTTATGGCATTTGGTGTCTGGTTGCCGCGTAATTCAAGTCAGCAGGCTGCTAAGGGGAAAGAGATCATTGAGTTGAAGGGGCTGACTGCCAGTGAAAAACAGGATGTGATTGTTAAACAGGGTATTCCGTTTTTTTCACTCATCGGTATGCGTGGGCATATCGGGTTATATTTGGGATATGAACCTGTGACGAAGATGCCGCTTATGTTGCATGACCTTTGGGGCGTACGCACTTACAACGCGGACAGGGAAAGCAGAGCGATTATTGGGCGCATAGCTATTACTACGTTGCGACCGGGTGAGGAGCGGAAGGATGTGAAGAAGGACTACTTCTATAGCAGGATTCTGAAGCTTCAGGTAAAACCTGGAACGTGGGAAATTAAATAA
- the mtaB gene encoding tRNA (N(6)-L-threonylcarbamoyladenosine(37)-C(2))-methylthiotransferase MtaB, which yields MSESYTFYAATLGCKINQYETQALREVWVARGFKELDSAAEADFVLVNSCAVTAKAVSDVRSTVRQLHRANEAAQIVVTGCAAQVMGDELKELPGVTRIVPQDAKTSLKTWPELKEGMAEPENAFPDFAVTNYNRARAVVKVQDGCSHRCTYCIVPLTRGRSRSRSVADIVTEARTLLESGFKELILSGVNLRQFGRDLDGTPDFWDLVDELERALGKKWGGKARFRISSLEPGQLGEKALEVLGRSTMVAPQLHISLQSGSDSVLKRMGRGHYKTAPLLDFLDKLHSVWPVYGLGADILMGFPGETEEEFHETMAYIKAMPLTYAHVFPYSIRPGTVAATMSGQLEKQVKKERAKAVRDLIAEKKQAFLQKLVDEKLPQHVVLQSAEEKKGVSQFYTECYFDTLPFGVGLRDICTGTATEFEKGGLRVVAGEK from the coding sequence ATGAGTGAATCATATACGTTTTATGCAGCAACTTTGGGCTGCAAAATTAATCAGTACGAAACACAAGCATTACGCGAAGTTTGGGTTGCCCGCGGGTTCAAGGAACTTGACTCGGCGGCTGAAGCTGACTTCGTTCTCGTGAACTCATGCGCTGTTACAGCCAAAGCTGTGAGCGATGTGCGTTCTACAGTGCGTCAGTTGCATAGGGCGAACGAGGCTGCGCAGATTGTTGTTACAGGCTGTGCTGCGCAGGTTATGGGTGACGAGTTAAAGGAACTTCCGGGGGTAACCCGTATTGTTCCGCAGGATGCAAAAACTTCGCTGAAGACATGGCCTGAATTAAAAGAGGGCATGGCTGAACCTGAAAATGCGTTTCCTGATTTTGCAGTAACTAACTACAATCGTGCACGTGCTGTTGTAAAAGTACAGGACGGTTGTTCACATCGTTGCACGTACTGTATCGTACCGTTGACTCGTGGTCGTTCCCGTTCTCGTAGTGTGGCGGATATTGTTACCGAAGCACGTACGCTTCTGGAATCCGGCTTTAAAGAACTCATTCTTTCCGGTGTGAATTTGCGTCAGTTTGGACGTGACCTTGATGGTACTCCTGACTTCTGGGATCTGGTTGACGAACTGGAACGTGCGCTTGGTAAGAAGTGGGGCGGCAAAGCACGTTTCAGGATTTCTTCTCTTGAACCGGGTCAGCTCGGCGAGAAAGCGCTTGAAGTGCTCGGTCGTAGCACCATGGTTGCCCCCCAGTTACATATTTCTTTGCAGTCCGGTAGCGATTCAGTGTTGAAACGCATGGGACGTGGACACTACAAGACTGCACCGCTTCTGGATTTTCTGGATAAGCTGCATAGTGTGTGGCCTGTCTACGGACTTGGCGCAGATATTTTGATGGGCTTCCCGGGTGAGACTGAAGAAGAGTTTCACGAAACGATGGCATACATTAAAGCTATGCCGCTTACATACGCTCATGTATTCCCGTATTCGATTCGTCCGGGAACTGTTGCTGCGACTATGTCTGGCCAATTAGAGAAACAGGTGAAAAAAGAACGTGCTAAAGCTGTGCGTGATTTGATTGCTGAAAAGAAACAGGCATTTTTACAAAAGCTTGTTGATGAGAAATTGCCTCAGCATGTTGTGCTGCAATCTGCAGAAGAGAAAAAGGGCGTTTCTCAATTTTATACAGAATGTTATTTCGATACCCTTCCGTTCGGCGTCGGCTTGCGAGATATTTGCACCGGTACTGCCACTGAGTTTGAAAAGGGCGGATTGCGGGTTGTCGCAGGCGAAAAATAA